In the genome of Streptomyces sp. NBC_00190, one region contains:
- a CDS encoding FAD-binding oxidoreductase: MTPLSKAGTALAALREDLAGDVFAPDDPGYDEARTLFNAMIDRRPAVIAQCESTADVVTAVRFARDLDLKIAVRGGGHSVAGMSLNDGGLVVDLRRMHEVTVHPAAMAAHIGGGATMSHLDRACEPYALATTGGRASTTGVGGFVLGGGTGWLDRKFGLAVDNLLGVELVTAEGELLQVTAEDHPDLFWGLHGGGGNFGIATSLTLRLHELPAMSIAFLLYLPERGPEVVRTYRDVIEAGPPEAGGGAIYLTGPPEEFVPPHLVGRLLASALLTYAGPEDEMRRLAAPLLAIPHEAEIVTAIPYADLQCMIDDPPGMRNYWSAEYLTGVPDDFVTAFCARADTMPVPTGTQHLIFPQGGAIASGPADYPVPYRDAPWAVHPFGIWEDPEDDERVRQWVKDVRADVRPWSTGAVYLNFTGDEGHDRVVAGLGTENMRRLGELKRRYDPDNVFRFNHNIRPT; encoded by the coding sequence ATGACGCCCCTCTCGAAGGCGGGCACGGCGCTCGCCGCGCTCCGCGAGGACCTGGCCGGTGACGTCTTCGCCCCGGACGATCCGGGGTACGACGAGGCCCGGACGCTCTTCAACGCGATGATCGACCGCAGGCCGGCCGTCATCGCCCAGTGCGAGAGCACGGCCGACGTGGTCACCGCCGTACGCTTCGCGAGGGACCTGGACCTGAAGATCGCGGTGCGCGGCGGCGGGCACAGCGTCGCGGGGATGTCCCTTAACGACGGCGGCCTGGTCGTGGACCTGCGGCGGATGCACGAGGTGACGGTCCACCCCGCGGCCATGGCGGCCCACATCGGGGGCGGGGCCACGATGAGCCACCTGGACCGGGCCTGCGAGCCGTACGCGCTCGCGACCACCGGCGGCCGGGCCTCGACGACGGGCGTCGGCGGCTTCGTCCTGGGCGGCGGTACCGGATGGCTGGACCGGAAGTTCGGCCTGGCGGTGGACAATCTGCTGGGCGTGGAACTGGTCACGGCGGAGGGCGAGCTGCTCCAGGTGACCGCGGAGGACCACCCCGACCTGTTCTGGGGACTGCACGGCGGCGGCGGGAACTTCGGCATCGCCACCTCGCTGACCCTGCGGCTGCACGAACTGCCCGCCATGTCGATCGCGTTCCTGCTGTACCTGCCGGAACGCGGGCCCGAGGTGGTGCGTACCTACCGGGACGTCATCGAGGCGGGACCGCCCGAGGCGGGCGGCGGCGCCATCTACCTGACCGGTCCGCCGGAGGAGTTCGTCCCGCCGCACCTGGTCGGCCGGCTGCTGGCCTCGGCGCTGCTGACGTACGCGGGGCCCGAGGACGAGATGCGCCGGCTCGCCGCGCCACTGCTGGCGATCCCGCACGAGGCCGAGATCGTCACGGCCATCCCGTACGCCGACCTGCAGTGCATGATCGACGACCCGCCGGGCATGCGGAACTACTGGTCGGCGGAGTACCTCACGGGTGTCCCGGACGATTTCGTGACCGCCTTCTGCGCCCGCGCCGACACCATGCCGGTGCCGACCGGCACCCAGCACCTGATCTTCCCGCAGGGCGGCGCCATCGCCTCCGGCCCGGCCGACTACCCGGTGCCGTACCGCGACGCGCCGTGGGCGGTGCACCCGTTCGGGATCTGGGAGGACCCCGAGGACGACGAGCGGGTGCGGCAGTGGGTCAAGGACGTCCGCGCCGATGTCCGGCCGTGGAGCACCGGCGCGGTCTACCTCAACTTCACCGGGGACGAGGGCCACGACCGGGTGGTCGCGGGCCTCGGCACCGAGAACATGCGGCGGCTGGGCGAGCTGAAGCGGCGGTACGACCCGGACAACGTCTTCCGCTTCAACCACAACATCCGGCCGACGTGA
- a CDS encoding flavin monoamine oxidase family protein, translating to MARTPVMHALRQLAAEHAAARRLRLPAAEVRGSTRRELLGRAAALGLGTALASSPAAYAAESVPAKKPVGPARVAVVGAGISGLTAALTLKDAGVPCTLYEADPGRVGGRMWSQRDHWAYGQTSEIGGELIDTSHKKILELCRRFGLPTEDFLGGGPNGAEEVLRFNGEYYSRTQADEDFKAVYQALRRDLQDAGEVSWNTTTPTGTALDNTTLYEWIETRIPGGHASQLGRFIDVAYTVEYGADTAQQSALALVLLMGYQPNPGNFNVWGLSNERYHITGGNDRLPNAIAAALPAGTLVMGRELVAVRAGADGTQTLTFNDSGATRTVVADHTVLCLPLPVLQRIDTSAAGFDPLMRNLLRDARMGYCTKLNMQFTARPWRGTGPWPGVSAGDCFTDSAVQQTWDTTKVQPGTGGILLQYGGGTLAGALTPATPFATESDPYVRDLASRVLTGVDSFFPGTKAVWNGRAQLSAWHRNPYSLGAYSYWPTGYLHRYAKYEGTAQGNIHIGGEHCSYDFQGFMEGGATEGERAAREVIAALV from the coding sequence ATGGCCCGTACGCCCGTGATGCACGCCCTGCGGCAGCTCGCCGCCGAGCACGCCGCCGCCCGGCGCCTCCGCCTGCCCGCCGCCGAGGTCCGCGGCTCCACCCGCCGCGAACTCCTCGGCCGCGCCGCCGCCCTCGGCCTCGGTACCGCCCTCGCCTCCTCCCCGGCCGCGTACGCCGCCGAGTCCGTACCCGCCAAGAAGCCCGTGGGCCCGGCCCGCGTCGCCGTGGTCGGCGCGGGCATCTCCGGACTGACCGCCGCCCTCACCCTGAAGGACGCCGGGGTCCCCTGCACCCTGTACGAGGCCGACCCCGGCCGCGTCGGCGGCCGCATGTGGTCCCAGCGCGACCACTGGGCGTACGGGCAGACCTCCGAGATCGGCGGCGAGCTGATCGACACCAGCCACAAGAAGATCCTGGAACTCTGCCGCCGTTTCGGCCTGCCCACCGAGGACTTCCTCGGCGGAGGCCCGAACGGGGCCGAGGAGGTACTCCGGTTCAACGGGGAGTACTACTCCCGCACCCAGGCCGACGAGGACTTCAAGGCCGTCTACCAGGCGCTGCGCCGCGACCTCCAGGACGCCGGGGAGGTCTCCTGGAACACCACCACCCCCACCGGCACCGCCCTCGACAACACGACCCTGTACGAGTGGATCGAGACCCGGATACCCGGCGGCCACGCCTCGCAGCTCGGCCGCTTCATCGACGTGGCCTACACCGTCGAGTACGGCGCCGACACCGCTCAGCAGTCCGCCCTCGCCCTGGTCCTCCTGATGGGCTATCAGCCCAACCCCGGCAACTTCAACGTCTGGGGCCTGTCCAACGAGCGCTACCACATCACCGGCGGCAACGACCGGCTGCCGAACGCCATCGCCGCCGCGCTGCCCGCCGGCACCCTGGTGATGGGCCGCGAGCTGGTCGCCGTACGCGCCGGCGCCGACGGCACCCAGACCCTCACCTTCAACGACTCCGGTGCGACGCGGACCGTCGTCGCCGACCACACGGTCCTGTGCCTGCCGCTGCCGGTCCTCCAGCGCATCGACACCTCCGCGGCCGGCTTCGACCCGCTCATGCGCAACCTGCTCAGGGACGCCAGGATGGGCTACTGCACCAAGCTCAACATGCAGTTCACCGCCCGCCCCTGGCGCGGCACGGGACCCTGGCCGGGCGTCTCCGCGGGCGACTGCTTCACGGACTCCGCCGTCCAGCAGACCTGGGACACCACCAAGGTGCAGCCCGGCACCGGCGGGATCCTGCTCCAGTACGGCGGCGGCACCCTGGCCGGGGCGCTCACCCCCGCGACCCCCTTCGCCACCGAGAGCGATCCGTACGTACGCGACCTCGCGAGCCGCGTGCTGACCGGCGTCGACTCCTTCTTCCCGGGCACCAAGGCGGTCTGGAACGGGCGGGCCCAGCTCTCCGCGTGGCACCGCAACCCGTACTCCCTGGGGGCCTACTCGTACTGGCCCACCGGCTATCTGCACCGCTACGCCAAGTACGAGGGCACCGCGCAGGGCAACATCCACATCGGCGGCGAGCACTGCAGCTACGACTTCCAGGGCTTCATGGAGGGCGGCGCCACCGAGGGGGAGCGCGCGGCGCGCGAGGTGATCGCGGCCCTGGTCTGA
- a CDS encoding glycoside hydrolase family 15 protein yields MSGRIEDYALIGDMQTAALVCRDGAVDWLCLPRFDSHAVFASILGTEDHGFWRIGPAFAAGSEAPRASRRRYRGDSLVLESEWDTPRGTVRVIDFMPPREDHAPQLIRIVEGVSGRVKMRSALRMRFSYGRVVPWVHKVDGRTVAVAGPDSVWLDTDAQTYGKDLTTYSDFTVGPGDRMAFSISWERSHRGAPEAPDAEAALDSTTEFWREWVEQCTYHGPYREAVVRSLITLKALTYGPTGGIVAAPTTSLPEEIGGVRNWDYRYTWLRDAAITLSSLLRTGYREEARAWREWLLRAVAGDPENLQIMYGIAGERELGETELDWLPGYENSRPVRVGNGAAGQLQLDVYGEVTEALHLGHMTGLARSDYASLLQLKLIRYLETHWDQPDEGIWEVRGPRRHFVHSKVMAWVAVDRTIKLIESGDADGPLDRWRELRDEIHQDVCEKGYDKERNTFTQSYGSQELDASLLLIPQMGFLPPDDKRVIGTIEAIQRELSTPDGFILRYPTAGEEAGVDGLEGDEGAFLACSFWMADDLAMIGRVDEARRLFERLLSLRNDLGLLAEEWDPRLQRQVGNFPQAFSHVPLIDTALRLTASGAYGG; encoded by the coding sequence GTGTCCGGGCGCATCGAGGATTACGCACTGATCGGGGACATGCAGACCGCCGCGTTGGTCTGCCGGGACGGGGCGGTGGACTGGTTGTGTCTGCCTCGTTTCGACTCCCATGCCGTGTTCGCGAGCATTCTCGGCACCGAGGATCACGGGTTCTGGCGGATCGGCCCGGCGTTCGCGGCCGGTTCCGAGGCCCCGCGCGCCAGCCGCCGCCGCTACCGCGGCGACTCACTGGTGCTCGAATCGGAGTGGGACACCCCGCGCGGGACGGTCCGCGTGATCGACTTCATGCCGCCCCGCGAGGACCACGCGCCGCAGCTCATCCGCATCGTCGAGGGCGTCAGCGGGCGCGTGAAGATGCGCTCCGCGCTGCGCATGCGGTTCAGCTACGGGCGGGTCGTGCCCTGGGTGCACAAGGTCGACGGGCGCACCGTCGCCGTCGCCGGCCCCGACTCCGTGTGGCTGGACACCGACGCGCAGACGTACGGCAAGGACCTGACCACGTACTCCGACTTCACCGTCGGACCGGGCGACCGGATGGCCTTCAGCATCAGCTGGGAGCGCTCGCACCGCGGCGCGCCGGAAGCCCCCGACGCCGAGGCGGCCCTCGACTCGACCACCGAGTTCTGGCGCGAGTGGGTCGAGCAGTGCACGTACCACGGGCCCTACCGGGAGGCCGTGGTCCGCTCCCTGATCACCCTCAAGGCCCTCACGTACGGCCCCACCGGCGGGATCGTCGCCGCGCCGACCACCTCCCTGCCGGAGGAGATCGGCGGCGTCCGCAACTGGGACTACCGCTACACGTGGCTGCGCGACGCCGCCATCACCCTGTCGTCGCTGCTGCGCACCGGCTACCGCGAGGAGGCCCGCGCCTGGCGCGAGTGGCTGCTGCGCGCGGTGGCCGGCGACCCCGAGAACCTGCAGATCATGTACGGGATCGCGGGCGAACGGGAGCTCGGCGAGACCGAGCTGGACTGGCTGCCGGGTTACGAGAACTCCCGCCCGGTCCGCGTCGGCAACGGCGCCGCCGGACAGCTCCAGCTCGACGTGTACGGCGAGGTCACCGAGGCCCTGCACCTGGGCCACATGACCGGCCTGGCCCGCAGCGACTACGCCTCGCTGCTCCAGCTCAAGCTGATCCGCTACCTGGAGACCCACTGGGACCAGCCCGACGAGGGCATCTGGGAGGTGCGCGGCCCGCGCCGCCACTTCGTGCACTCGAAGGTGATGGCCTGGGTGGCCGTGGACCGCACCATCAAGCTGATCGAGAGCGGGGACGCGGACGGCCCGCTGGACCGCTGGCGCGAGCTGCGCGACGAGATCCACCAGGACGTGTGCGAGAAGGGCTACGACAAGGAGCGCAACACCTTCACCCAGTCGTACGGGTCGCAGGAGCTGGACGCCTCCCTGCTGCTGATTCCGCAGATGGGCTTCCTGCCGCCGGACGACAAGCGGGTCATCGGCACCATCGAGGCGATCCAGCGCGAGCTGTCCACGCCCGACGGCTTCATCCTGCGCTACCCGACGGCGGGCGAGGAGGCTGGCGTGGACGGCCTGGAGGGCGACGAGGGCGCCTTCCTCGCCTGCTCGTTCTGGATGGCGGACGACCTGGCGATGATCGGGCGGGTGGACGAGGCGCGGCGGCTCTTCGAGCGGCTGCTGTCGCTCCGCAACGACCTCGGGCTGCTGGCCGAGGAGTGGGACCCGCGGCTCCAGCGCCAGGTCGGGAACTTCCCGCAGGCCTTCAGCCACGTCCCGCTGATCGACACCGCGCTGCGGCTCACCGCTAGCGGGGCGTACGGGGGCTAG